Proteins encoded within one genomic window of Corvus hawaiiensis isolate bCorHaw1 chromosome 9, bCorHaw1.pri.cur, whole genome shotgun sequence:
- the TMEM53 gene encoding transmembrane protein 53 isoform X1 codes for MGTRGLKAAVVELEPGQAREGSAEREPVVILLGWAGCQDKYLAKYSAIYSQKGCTVIRYTAPWRMIFFSETFGIRSLQTPARRLLELLFDYSVENRPVLFHVFSNGGVMLYRYIIEALHTHKTFKNLRVAGTIFDSAPGRRNLRGGLRALATVLVSMNVLLKYFLLFTFASMAVVLRILLYPLTRFIHESHYDALLKAPSRWPELYLYSQADLIIKASEVQHMANARQQLGVPVKAVDFSDSAHVSHMRVYPTYYRSLCTTFLSECVGGSPL; via the exons ATGGGCACCCGCGGGCTGAAGGCGGCCGTGGTGGAGCTGGAGCCGGGACAGGCCCGCG AAGGCAGTGCCGAGAGAGAGCCTGTGGTGATCCTCCTCGGCTGGGCCGGCTGCCAGGACAAATACCTGGCCAAATACAGCGCAATTTACAGCCAGAAG gGGTGCACCGTCATCCGTTACACGGCTCCATGGAGGATGATATTCTTCTCTGAGACCTTTGGCATCAGATCCCTGCAGACCCCAGCCAGGCgactcctggagctgctctttgACTACAGTGTTGAAAACAGACCAGTTCTTTTCCACGTTTTCAGCAATGGTGGTGTCATGCTGTACCGTTACATCATCGAGGCGCTCCACACCCACAAGACGTTTAAGAACCTCAGAGTAGCTGGCACCATTTTTGATAGCGCCCCTGGCAGAAGAAACTTACGAGGAGGCCTTCGTGCCCTGGCAACTGTCTTGGTCTCCATGAACGTGCTGCTCAAGTACTTCCTGCTGTTCACTTTTGCCAGCATGGCCGTTGTGCTGCGGATCCTGCTGTACCCCCTGACCCGCTTCATCCACGAGAGCCATTACGATGCCCTGCTGAAAGCGCCCTCGCGCTGGCCCGAGCTCTACCTCTATTCCCAGGCTGATCTCATCATCAAGGCTAGCGAGGTTCAGCACATGGCCAACGCCCGGCAGCAGCTCGGTGTCCCTGTGAAAGCTGTGGACTTCTCGGATTCGGCTCATGTCAGCCACATGCGGGTGTACCCCACCTATTACCGCAGCCTCTGCACGACTTTCCTGTCTGAATGTGTTGGGGGCTCGCCTCTTTAG
- the TMEM53 gene encoding transmembrane protein 53 isoform X3: MIFFSETFGIRSLQTPARRLLELLFDYSVENRPVLFHVFSNGGVMLYRYIIEALHTHKTFKNLRVAGTIFDSAPGRRNLRGGLRALATVLVSMNVLLKYFLLFTFASMAVVLRILLYPLTRFIHESHYDALLKAPSRWPELYLYSQADLIIKASEVQHMANARQQLGVPVKAVDFSDSAHVSHMRVYPTYYRSLCTTFLSECVGGSPL; encoded by the coding sequence ATGATATTCTTCTCTGAGACCTTTGGCATCAGATCCCTGCAGACCCCAGCCAGGCgactcctggagctgctctttgACTACAGTGTTGAAAACAGACCAGTTCTTTTCCACGTTTTCAGCAATGGTGGTGTCATGCTGTACCGTTACATCATCGAGGCGCTCCACACCCACAAGACGTTTAAGAACCTCAGAGTAGCTGGCACCATTTTTGATAGCGCCCCTGGCAGAAGAAACTTACGAGGAGGCCTTCGTGCCCTGGCAACTGTCTTGGTCTCCATGAACGTGCTGCTCAAGTACTTCCTGCTGTTCACTTTTGCCAGCATGGCCGTTGTGCTGCGGATCCTGCTGTACCCCCTGACCCGCTTCATCCACGAGAGCCATTACGATGCCCTGCTGAAAGCGCCCTCGCGCTGGCCCGAGCTCTACCTCTATTCCCAGGCTGATCTCATCATCAAGGCTAGCGAGGTTCAGCACATGGCCAACGCCCGGCAGCAGCTCGGTGTCCCTGTGAAAGCTGTGGACTTCTCGGATTCGGCTCATGTCAGCCACATGCGGGTGTACCCCACCTATTACCGCAGCCTCTGCACGACTTTCCTGTCTGAATGTGTTGGGGGCTCGCCTCTTTAG
- the TMEM53 gene encoding transmembrane protein 53 isoform X2 encodes MGTRGLKAAVVELEPGQARGSAEREPVVILLGWAGCQDKYLAKYSAIYSQKGCTVIRYTAPWRMIFFSETFGIRSLQTPARRLLELLFDYSVENRPVLFHVFSNGGVMLYRYIIEALHTHKTFKNLRVAGTIFDSAPGRRNLRGGLRALATVLVSMNVLLKYFLLFTFASMAVVLRILLYPLTRFIHESHYDALLKAPSRWPELYLYSQADLIIKASEVQHMANARQQLGVPVKAVDFSDSAHVSHMRVYPTYYRSLCTTFLSECVGGSPL; translated from the exons ATGGGCACCCGCGGGCTGAAGGCGGCCGTGGTGGAGCTGGAGCCGGGACAGGCCCGCG GCAGTGCCGAGAGAGAGCCTGTGGTGATCCTCCTCGGCTGGGCCGGCTGCCAGGACAAATACCTGGCCAAATACAGCGCAATTTACAGCCAGAAG gGGTGCACCGTCATCCGTTACACGGCTCCATGGAGGATGATATTCTTCTCTGAGACCTTTGGCATCAGATCCCTGCAGACCCCAGCCAGGCgactcctggagctgctctttgACTACAGTGTTGAAAACAGACCAGTTCTTTTCCACGTTTTCAGCAATGGTGGTGTCATGCTGTACCGTTACATCATCGAGGCGCTCCACACCCACAAGACGTTTAAGAACCTCAGAGTAGCTGGCACCATTTTTGATAGCGCCCCTGGCAGAAGAAACTTACGAGGAGGCCTTCGTGCCCTGGCAACTGTCTTGGTCTCCATGAACGTGCTGCTCAAGTACTTCCTGCTGTTCACTTTTGCCAGCATGGCCGTTGTGCTGCGGATCCTGCTGTACCCCCTGACCCGCTTCATCCACGAGAGCCATTACGATGCCCTGCTGAAAGCGCCCTCGCGCTGGCCCGAGCTCTACCTCTATTCCCAGGCTGATCTCATCATCAAGGCTAGCGAGGTTCAGCACATGGCCAACGCCCGGCAGCAGCTCGGTGTCCCTGTGAAAGCTGTGGACTTCTCGGATTCGGCTCATGTCAGCCACATGCGGGTGTACCCCACCTATTACCGCAGCCTCTGCACGACTTTCCTGTCTGAATGTGTTGGGGGCTCGCCTCTTTAG
- the ARMH1 gene encoding LOW QUALITY PROTEIN: armadillo-like helical domain containing protein 1 (The sequence of the model RefSeq protein was modified relative to this genomic sequence to represent the inferred CDS: inserted 4 bases in 2 codons) produces the protein MRLAEKIVASVKEQEAIXAIMVFLQEWDSAHKVAQSCMLNSFIKSKAEPELELEFXQGASLILAQLTVWLRMMRRWAPRQVTLLALFPLFLQPCSHRYLTEFLENRSVLIPLEILGLNHMKEEDKRESVKLLLLTGDTGRECEELICESCGMQHVHLCFVLIQARMFSLSSGPSRRIQAHRLASLSLHKGARPHQVLKRLQLSRRSKRCTDLGHSNPKYQSQDSQCLVAVLFCTFPQAQQGALQMLWVMQDMTGEVPCVLMELMLGVLCVFSTSGGPVQRPPLSIGRPQ, from the exons ATGAGGCTA GCAGAAAAGATCGTGGCATCTGTCAAAGAGCAGGAAGCCAT AGCCATAATGGTTTTCTTGCAGGAATGGGATAGTGCCCACAAAGTTGCTCAAAGTTGCATGCTGAACAGCTTCATTAAAAGcaaggcagagccagagctggagctggagtt CCAGGGAGCCAGCTTGATTCTGGCTCAACTAACAGTGTGGCTCAGGATGATGC GAAGATGGGCTCCAAGGCAAGTGACACTTCTGGCCTTGTTCCCCCTATTcttgcagccctgcagccacagaTACCTTACTGAATTTCTGGAGAACAGAAGTGTCTTGATTCCTCTGGAAATACTGGGGCTGAATCACATGAAAGAAGAGGACAAAAGAGAGTCTGTAAAGCTGCTGTTGCTCACTGGAGACACTGGCAGGGAGTGTGAGGAGCTCATTTGTGAAAGCTGTGGTATGCAGCATGTCCATTTGTGTTTTGTCCTGATTCAGGCGAGGATGTTCTCCCTGTCCTCTGGCCCC TCCAGGCGCATCCAGGCACACAGGTTGGCATCTCTTTCTCTGCACAAGGGTGCAAGGCCTCACCAAGTTCTTAAACGCCTCCAACTCAGCAGAAGATCAAAAAGATGCACAGATTTGGGTCACAGCAATCCCAAGTATCAGAGCCAAGATTCCCAATGCCTCGTAGCTGTGCTATTTTGTACCTTCCCCCAGGCCCAGCAAGGGGCTCTGCAGATGCTCTGGGTCATGCAG GATATGACGGGAGAGGTGCCCTGTGTGCTCATGGAGCTCATGCTAGGTGTCCTGTGTGTGTTCAGTACATCTGGAGGTCCGGTACAAAG